From the Leptospira biflexa serovar Patoc strain 'Patoc 1 (Paris)' genome, one window contains:
- a CDS encoding penicillin-binding protein activator LpoB translates to MQKTFLFLLFSFFIVSCSTATSYTKPENVKATKQWGVVEVKETVKSMSHSLSVYYKTELKTGYFEWSPLQNSTSEHIDTKLITNEILNQLTKDKVPFVDTSVRADATKEIAFGKTGMVSSDSRLAVGKFKSPSHQIKGEINEVVNYESGNKIQYITVTLFLVSLETNQIVWSEQTNFLKKSRVEGYGF, encoded by the coding sequence ATGCAAAAGACTTTCCTCTTCCTTCTCTTCTCGTTTTTTATTGTTAGCTGTTCTACGGCAACTTCATACACCAAACCAGAAAATGTAAAGGCCACGAAACAGTGGGGTGTTGTGGAAGTGAAAGAAACTGTAAAAAGTATGAGCCATTCTTTATCAGTTTATTATAAAACAGAGTTAAAAACTGGCTATTTTGAGTGGAGTCCGTTACAAAATAGTACCTCAGAACACATTGATACGAAACTCATCACGAATGAAATTTTAAACCAACTCACAAAGGATAAAGTGCCTTTTGTGGATACATCCGTTCGGGCAGATGCAACAAAGGAGATTGCATTTGGGAAAACTGGGATGGTGTCATCTGATTCCCGTTTGGCGGTTGGTAAGTTTAAGTCTCCGTCCCACCAAATTAAGGGTGAAATCAATGAAGTGGTGAATTATGAGTCAGGTAATAAAATTCAATACATCACCGTGACACTTTTTCTTGTAAGTTTGGAAACCAACCAAATTGTATGGTCAGAACAAACTAATTTTTTGAAAAAGAGTAGAGTCGAAGGTTATGGATTCTGA
- a CDS encoding DNA polymerase domain-containing protein, producing METYKGYLFDIYHSEQKIYLWIKSDTGELKLFVDEYFPIIYANASPSILKKLVKRFYELDALAEIPSFTEKRLFYQNKTIPVLKLVISKPQLLPRITNKLFNLYGKYDIYHSDIEITTGYMVEKNIYPLAYLTIEYEIPPNKINRIKSVTSLTDINELDYNIPELRAISLYLEKSHRHPFQENTLIVETPKEKYNIPTKNGITLIEKLNLILQKHNPDIILSSFGDQVIFPYLFKTAQECHLTTEFDRDKTSLIRRSIQTQGTSFNTYGTIVFRAPSYPLFGRWHIDSRNSFVYKEAELIGIIELSRISRLPIQKMARASTGKALTYIEVDVALRMNYLVPWQKSALESEKSALQLLNADKGGLVFQADIQNGFVLENVAQLDFSQMYPNIMVKHNISPETINCLCCEDDPNVEKVPSLGYRICAKRKGIVSEALAHIVQRRNHYKEQKRNNHPNLLNIQSKQSSLKWMLVTSFGYLGYRNAKFGKLESHEAVTAFGREKLINAKEVSEEFQYKVVHGITDSIFIQKKDTTPITNEDLTFLCLEIEKRTKIKMEIEGIYSWLCFPPSTQDEKLPVANRYMGRFIDGQFKGRGIITRRKDFPNFIKDAQNKMIQWMCQFKSISEMQKKESEILNLFFYYDQKLTTGNLNWKDLVIQKSTSKEPEDYTVDAPSTIAVKDLLAMGVHVQAGEKIKYIVINQKSDKKGERYLTLERMEQKENPKKQIDDKNVPSNPSLYQNSSPKYKKIEKRIETLEQNSIQNVTENSKINSKINQRTIAKYQIHEPPNQFHIQENIENEAHSITNKINKPNDFTSECSNSPFKFTNQTPKYDQHYYRSLLVKSFKEIWVGISSFKNFEILISNETFLPFAFEKSQNYSKNINKTNSIFIA from the coding sequence ATGGAAACATACAAAGGTTATCTGTTTGATATCTACCATTCAGAACAAAAAATTTACCTTTGGATCAAATCAGACACTGGTGAATTAAAACTTTTTGTCGATGAATACTTTCCCATCATTTATGCGAATGCGTCACCCTCTATCTTAAAGAAGTTAGTTAAACGATTTTACGAATTAGATGCATTAGCCGAAATACCCAGTTTCACAGAAAAACGACTGTTCTACCAAAACAAAACCATACCAGTTTTAAAACTTGTCATCTCAAAACCACAATTACTTCCAAGAATTACAAACAAACTTTTCAACTTATATGGCAAGTATGACATATACCATTCGGATATCGAAATCACAACAGGATACATGGTTGAAAAAAATATCTACCCACTTGCTTATCTAACAATTGAATATGAAATTCCCCCAAACAAAATAAATCGCATCAAATCCGTCACATCTTTAACCGACATAAACGAGTTAGACTACAACATCCCTGAACTACGAGCCATTTCCCTCTACTTAGAAAAAAGCCACAGGCACCCCTTTCAAGAGAATACATTAATCGTCGAAACTCCCAAAGAAAAATATAATATACCCACAAAAAATGGAATCACACTCATCGAAAAACTAAACCTTATATTACAAAAACATAATCCTGATATCATTTTATCTTCATTTGGTGACCAAGTCATCTTTCCCTATCTCTTTAAAACAGCCCAAGAATGTCACCTAACAACCGAATTCGATAGAGACAAAACAAGTTTGATCCGACGTTCCATCCAAACCCAAGGCACCAGTTTTAACACCTATGGTACCATCGTATTCCGAGCACCGTCCTATCCTTTATTTGGAAGATGGCATATCGATTCCCGGAATAGTTTTGTATACAAAGAAGCAGAACTCATCGGAATCATTGAACTCTCGCGTATCTCCAGATTACCAATCCAAAAAATGGCAAGGGCATCCACAGGAAAAGCACTCACCTACATCGAAGTAGATGTAGCCCTTCGCATGAACTATCTTGTTCCTTGGCAAAAAAGCGCGCTCGAATCAGAAAAATCCGCCTTACAATTATTAAATGCAGATAAGGGCGGACTCGTTTTCCAAGCCGATATCCAAAATGGATTTGTATTAGAAAACGTGGCACAGCTCGATTTCTCTCAAATGTATCCAAACATTATGGTCAAACACAACATCAGTCCAGAAACGATCAATTGTCTATGTTGCGAAGATGACCCAAATGTAGAAAAAGTTCCCTCCCTAGGTTACCGAATTTGCGCAAAACGAAAAGGGATTGTCTCTGAAGCATTGGCACATATCGTCCAAAGAAGGAATCATTACAAAGAACAAAAAAGAAATAACCATCCAAATCTATTAAACATCCAATCAAAACAATCTAGCTTAAAATGGATGTTGGTTACGTCATTTGGTTATTTAGGTTATAGAAATGCAAAATTCGGAAAACTGGAAAGTCATGAAGCAGTTACAGCTTTTGGTAGAGAAAAACTTATCAATGCAAAAGAAGTATCAGAAGAATTCCAATACAAAGTTGTACATGGAATTACCGATAGTATTTTTATCCAAAAAAAGGACACAACACCGATCACCAACGAAGACCTAACATTCCTTTGTTTAGAAATTGAAAAACGCACCAAAATCAAAATGGAAATAGAAGGAATTTATTCTTGGTTATGTTTTCCACCTTCCACCCAAGATGAAAAACTCCCCGTTGCTAACCGATACATGGGACGTTTCATCGATGGGCAGTTCAAGGGTAGAGGGATCATCACAAGAAGAAAAGATTTTCCAAACTTTATAAAAGATGCGCAAAACAAAATGATCCAATGGATGTGCCAATTTAAATCCATTTCGGAAATGCAAAAAAAAGAATCCGAAATTTTGAACCTATTCTTTTATTATGATCAAAAACTAACAACGGGGAATCTCAACTGGAAAGACCTTGTCATCCAAAAATCGACCTCAAAAGAACCAGAAGACTATACCGTAGATGCGCCAAGTACAATCGCTGTCAAAGACCTACTTGCGATGGGTGTCCATGTGCAAGCTGGTGAAAAAATAAAATACATCGTCATCAATCAAAAATCCGATAAAAAAGGAGAAAGATACCTCACACTCGAACGAATGGAGCAAAAAGAAAATCCAAAGAAACAAATAGATGATAAAAACGTCCCATCAAATCCTTCCCTATACCAAAACAGTTCACCAAAATATAAGAAAATTGAAAAAAGAATTGAAACATTAGAACAAAATTCAATCCAAAATGTAACAGAAAACTCAAAAATCAATTCAAAAATCAACCAACGAACAATTGCTAAATACCAAATCCACGAACCACCGAACCAATTCCATATCCAAGAAAATATAGAAAACGAAGCGCATAGTATCACAAATAAAATAAACAAACCGAACGATTTTACATCAGAATGTAGCAATAGTCCGTTCAAATTTACCAACCAAACACCAAAATACGATCAACACTACTATAGATCACTACTAGTAAAGTCTTTTAAAGAAATATGGGTCGGAATCTCTAGTTTCAAAAACTTTGAAATACTAATCAGCAATGAAACATTTTTACCCTTTGCTTTTGAAAAAAGCCAAAACTACTCAAAAAACATCAATAAAACTAATTCCATTTTTATTGCATAA
- a CDS encoding VOC family protein, with protein sequence MIKYGYTILYVENVQRTIDFYENAFNYTQKFITPESDYAELETGETVLAFASYDVAKYNEIDIVKSDSHKIPPAFELTFVTNDIINDLKKAIDAGAKLVKEPSSKPWGQIVAYVQDINGFLIELCTPIEK encoded by the coding sequence ATGATTAAATATGGATACACAATTCTATATGTTGAAAATGTACAGAGAACAATTGATTTTTATGAGAACGCATTTAACTATACTCAAAAATTTATTACGCCAGAAAGTGATTATGCGGAATTGGAGACTGGTGAGACTGTTCTAGCTTTTGCCTCTTATGATGTAGCAAAGTATAATGAAATTGATATTGTAAAATCAGATTCGCACAAAATACCACCAGCGTTTGAATTAACTTTTGTAACAAATGATATAATAAACGACTTAAAAAAAGCAATTGATGCAGGTGCAAAATTAGTAAAAGAACCATCATCTAAGCCTTGGGGACAGATTGTAGCATATGTTCAAGATATAAACGGTTTTTTAATAGAACTATGCACTCCTATTGAAAAATAA
- a CDS encoding DUF1801 domain-containing protein translates to MKKSNDEKVQYFLDEIKIKNEGQFKILQKLRELVFKAHPKTIERIMYGGIMFSLSEDFGGIFLSKNHISFEFGKGFLLKDTKKLLEGTGKFRRHLKLFSIEDIKNKDVDFYIKQIG, encoded by the coding sequence TTGAAAAAATCAAACGATGAAAAAGTTCAGTATTTTCTTGATGAAATCAAAATCAAAAATGAGGGTCAATTTAAAATCCTTCAGAAATTACGTGAATTAGTCTTCAAAGCTCATCCAAAAACCATTGAAAGGATTATGTATGGTGGAATCATGTTTTCATTGAGTGAGGATTTTGGAGGAATATTTTTAAGCAAAAATCATATTTCTTTTGAGTTTGGAAAAGGATTTTTGTTGAAAGACACAAAAAAACTACTGGAAGGAACTGGAAAATTTCGCCGTCACCTTAAACTTTTTTCTATAGAAGATATTAAAAATAAGGATGTCGATTTCTATATAAAACAAATAGGGTAA
- a CDS encoding DUF4262 domain-containing protein, protein MDKLEEKALSDINEYGCHILHVMEDEENPCFSYSIGIQKVSNQSEIIITGLKFELTHSIINNYNNQIKLGKSFKTDTFYSGFLENFDVMFKNVNKIYFKEYFGWARWLYKGDNFNALQLIYPDVDGIWPWQENASTDFKWFIPNLYD, encoded by the coding sequence ATGGATAAATTGGAAGAGAAAGCTTTATCAGATATTAATGAATATGGATGTCATATTCTACATGTAATGGAGGATGAGGAGAATCCCTGCTTTAGTTACTCAATAGGAATTCAAAAAGTATCGAACCAGTCTGAAATTATCATTACCGGGTTAAAATTTGAACTTACACATAGTATTATTAACAATTATAACAACCAAATCAAGTTAGGTAAAAGTTTCAAAACAGATACCTTTTACAGTGGTTTTTTAGAAAACTTTGATGTTATGTTCAAAAACGTTAACAAGATATACTTTAAAGAATATTTTGGTTGGGCTAGATGGCTATATAAAGGAGATAATTTTAATGCTCTTCAATTAATTTATCCCGATGTAGATGGTATCTGGCCTTGGCAGGAAAATGCCTCTACCGATTTTAAATGGTTTATTCCGAATCTATATGATTGA
- a CDS encoding ATP-dependent nuclease has translation MIKIEHIEILNFRSIVSESIKFGCKEYNVIVGANNSGKSNILRALELFFNGTIDRKKYSFELDFPKATSILAKQTTQISIEFSYDPNKEKKIDLALTDIEKNTKQKRLSNNRLLLRLRLNKSGEPQWNFIGRAGNLNIKQELIDKIVDVVLNSVRFKYIPIGRDILHTIQREISEELVRTIFSGWSGSSVKYRQKINTSLSNLIDDLKPQLSASSQSITNSLQQVFSEIKELELKLPFDSVESMLTFLIPDLTDHYKTSLDSKGAGIQTSSLLFFLKYLADNHPQRHNAVTTFIWAIEEPESFLHPLKQRGVSQILKEFSREVQTFISTHSGNFVNQEQETQLLVVEKDSSAPYSTIIKSNKYDDARESLGVSLIDSMFLKKTNIILEGPSDEILFQGSLLKLHEGKKINLNPEDVKFFTGNNCNSACLLFEAYYPLTKTGEVRNILIIDGDDAGKKA, from the coding sequence ATGATTAAAATAGAACACATTGAAATTTTAAATTTTAGATCAATTGTCTCTGAATCGATAAAATTCGGATGCAAAGAATATAATGTGATCGTAGGGGCAAACAATTCAGGTAAATCCAATATCCTTCGAGCATTAGAGTTATTTTTTAATGGAACAATTGATAGAAAAAAATATTCTTTCGAATTAGATTTCCCGAAAGCAACAAGCATATTAGCTAAGCAGACCACACAAATTTCTATTGAATTCTCATATGATCCAAATAAAGAAAAAAAAATAGATTTGGCCTTAACTGACATAGAAAAAAACACAAAACAGAAAAGATTAAGTAACAACAGGTTACTACTTCGTTTGAGACTAAATAAATCAGGTGAACCACAATGGAATTTTATAGGTAGAGCGGGAAACCTAAATATCAAACAGGAGTTAATAGATAAAATAGTCGATGTGGTTTTAAATTCAGTACGATTTAAATATATACCTATTGGAAGGGATATTTTACATACAATTCAACGAGAAATAAGTGAAGAATTGGTTAGAACAATATTTAGTGGATGGAGCGGAAGTTCTGTAAAATATAGACAAAAAATTAATACCTCTCTTTCAAATCTTATAGATGATCTTAAACCGCAACTTTCAGCGAGCAGCCAATCTATCACCAATTCATTACAACAAGTTTTTTCCGAAATAAAAGAATTAGAACTCAAATTACCATTTGATTCAGTAGAATCGATGCTGACATTTCTAATTCCCGATTTGACAGATCATTACAAAACCTCCTTAGATTCAAAAGGTGCAGGAATTCAAACTAGTAGCTTATTATTCTTTCTTAAATATCTAGCCGACAACCACCCTCAAAGACATAATGCAGTCACCACTTTCATCTGGGCAATTGAAGAACCAGAATCATTCTTACACCCTTTAAAACAAAGAGGTGTCTCTCAAATCTTGAAAGAATTTTCAAGAGAAGTACAAACATTTATATCGACTCACTCAGGAAATTTCGTCAATCAAGAACAGGAAACTCAACTATTGGTAGTTGAAAAAGATTCATCTGCTCCATACTCAACAATTATAAAAAGTAATAAATATGATGATGCGAGGGAATCACTGGGAGTTTCCTTAATCGATTCGATGTTTCTAAAAAAAACAAATATCATTCTAGAAGGTCCCTCGGATGAAATTTTATTTCAAGGATCTTTACTTAAATTACATGAAGGAAAGAAAATTAACTTAAATCCGGAAGACGTTAAATTTTTCACGGGAAATAATTGCAATTCCGCCTGCTTACTATTTGAAGCCTATTACCCATTGACAAAAACTGGAGAAGTAAGAAATATTCTGATAATTGACGGCGATGATGCAGGAAAAAAAGCATAA